In Coregonus clupeaformis isolate EN_2021a chromosome 7, ASM2061545v1, whole genome shotgun sequence, one genomic interval encodes:
- the LOC123491194 gene encoding protein FAM117A-like isoform X3: protein MSTPSSWAEETRGRRSVGGHKRSASWGSAEHLREVAKLRHQLQKRSRHAPPSGGYERPHHPLPGGHAPGATQTVPLSRLAPRLQRSVEGLNLELEGVFVSETPEDQHKILDVPDGHRAPVPAQRCSSGTQSEPSPASFDPALLSPSESPCALNPALLSPSQSPYPIGEPDPVDCETMCPSPSPVVLDPFLLQPSSSSPRPNKTYSFQREPPEGCERVRVVCEEAISPCQREPLLQVSCPDPNKVNFTPHGGSAFCPVSLLKPLLPSMDLLFRGLSVSPVTGCSGQGSAPYQTVGHSVGGYMSGPLQDSTTM from the exons ATGTCG ACTCCCAGCTCCTGGGCAGAGGAGACTCGGGGAAGAAGAAGTGTTGGCGGACACAAACGCTCAGCATCATGGGGCAGCGCGGAACACTTGAGGGAG GTGGCTAAGCTCAGGCACCAGCTGCAGAAGCGCTCCCGACACGCCCCTCCCTCTGGGGGATATGAGCGTCCCCACCACCCGCTACCTGGAGGCCATGCACCAGGCGCTACACAG ACGGTGCCCCTGAGCAGGTTGGCCCCTCGGCTGCAGCGCAGTGTGGAAGGTCTGAACCTGGAGCTGGAGGGTGTCTTTGTGTCAGAGACACCTGAGGACCAGCACAAG ATCCTGGATGTCCCAGACGGCCACAGAGCCCCAGTTCCTGCCCAGAGGTGCAGCAGTGGTACCCAGAGTGAGCCCTCCCCTGCCTCGTTCGACCCGGCTTTGCTCTCTCCATCTGAGTCTCCCTGTGCCCTGAACCCGGCTCTACTCTCCCCATCTCAGTCTCCCTACCCCATCGGAGAGCCAG ACCCTGTGGACTGTGAGACAAtgtgcccctctccctctccagttgTTCTGGACCCCTTCCTGTtgcagccttcctcctcctcccctcgtcCCAACAAGACCTACTCCTTCCAGAGGGAGCCCCCTGAGGGCTGTGAGCGAGTACGAGTAGTGTGTGAAGAGGCTAT TTCTCCCTGTCAGAGAGAGCCTCTCCTCCAGGTATCCTGCCCTGACCCCAACAAGGTGAATTTCACTCCTCATGGAGGCTCTGCCTTCTGCCCTGTCAGTCTGCTCAAGCCCCTACTGCCCTCCATGGACCTCCTGTTCCGCGGCCTGTCAGTCTCGCCTGTCACAGGCTGCTCAGGTCAAGGCTCTGCCCCCTACCAGACAGTTGGGCATTCGGTTGGCGGCTACATGAGTGGACCCCTCCAGGACTCAACCACCATGTGA
- the LOC123491194 gene encoding protein FAM117A-like isoform X1 produces MSCRSEAARGGTPCLQPLRATVPFQLHNKAQPRCKDSKTGDRNKSRPPKPTIRRTLSLDTIVGPYLQGLWPKEGESQGVTCVNDKATQTPSSWAEETRGRRSVGGHKRSASWGSAEHLREVAKLRHQLQKRSRHAPPSGGYERPHHPLPGGHAPGATQTVPLSRLAPRLQRSVEGLNLELEGVFVSETPEDQHKILDVPDGHRAPVPAQRCSSGTQSEPSPASFDPALLSPSESPCALNPALLSPSQSPYPIGEPDPVDCETMCPSPSPVVLDPFLLQPSSSSPRPNKTYSFQREPPEGCERVRVVCEEAISPCQREPLLQVSCPDPNKVNFTPHGGSAFCPVSLLKPLLPSMDLLFRGLSVSPVTGCSGQGSAPYQTVGHSVGGYMSGPLQDSTTM; encoded by the exons ATGTCGTGCAGAAGTGAAGCGGCTCGGGGGGGCACCCCTTGTCTACAACCACTTCGAGCCACTGTCCCATTCCAGCTTCACAACAAAGCACAACCGCGCTGCAAAGATTCCAAGACGG GTGACAGGAACAAGTCTCGCCCCCCAAAGCCGACCATTCGTCGCACCCTGTCCCTGGATACAATCGTTGGACCATATCTGCAGGGCCTGTGGCCTAAGGAGGGGGAGAGCCAAGGAGTCACCTGTGTCAATGACAAGGCCACACAG ACTCCCAGCTCCTGGGCAGAGGAGACTCGGGGAAGAAGAAGTGTTGGCGGACACAAACGCTCAGCATCATGGGGCAGCGCGGAACACTTGAGGGAG GTGGCTAAGCTCAGGCACCAGCTGCAGAAGCGCTCCCGACACGCCCCTCCCTCTGGGGGATATGAGCGTCCCCACCACCCGCTACCTGGAGGCCATGCACCAGGCGCTACACAG ACGGTGCCCCTGAGCAGGTTGGCCCCTCGGCTGCAGCGCAGTGTGGAAGGTCTGAACCTGGAGCTGGAGGGTGTCTTTGTGTCAGAGACACCTGAGGACCAGCACAAG ATCCTGGATGTCCCAGACGGCCACAGAGCCCCAGTTCCTGCCCAGAGGTGCAGCAGTGGTACCCAGAGTGAGCCCTCCCCTGCCTCGTTCGACCCGGCTTTGCTCTCTCCATCTGAGTCTCCCTGTGCCCTGAACCCGGCTCTACTCTCCCCATCTCAGTCTCCCTACCCCATCGGAGAGCCAG ACCCTGTGGACTGTGAGACAAtgtgcccctctccctctccagttgTTCTGGACCCCTTCCTGTtgcagccttcctcctcctcccctcgtcCCAACAAGACCTACTCCTTCCAGAGGGAGCCCCCTGAGGGCTGTGAGCGAGTACGAGTAGTGTGTGAAGAGGCTAT TTCTCCCTGTCAGAGAGAGCCTCTCCTCCAGGTATCCTGCCCTGACCCCAACAAGGTGAATTTCACTCCTCATGGAGGCTCTGCCTTCTGCCCTGTCAGTCTGCTCAAGCCCCTACTGCCCTCCATGGACCTCCTGTTCCGCGGCCTGTCAGTCTCGCCTGTCACAGGCTGCTCAGGTCAAGGCTCTGCCCCCTACCAGACAGTTGGGCATTCGGTTGGCGGCTACATGAGTGGACCCCTCCAGGACTCAACCACCATGTGA
- the LOC123491194 gene encoding protein FAM117A-like isoform X2: MSCRSEAARGGTPCLQPLRATVPFQLHNKAQPRCKDSKTGDRNKSRPPKPTIRRTLSLDTIVGPYLQGLWPKEGESQGVTCVNDKATQTPSSWAEETRGRRSVGGHKRSASWGSAEHLREVAKLRHQLQKRSRHAPPSGGYERPHHPLPGGHAPGATQTVPLSRLAPRLQRSVEGLNLELEGVFVSETPEDQHKILDVPDGHRAPVPAQRCSSGTQSEPSPASFDPALLSPSESPCALNPALLSPSQSPYPIGEPVVLDPFLLQPSSSSPRPNKTYSFQREPPEGCERVRVVCEEAISPCQREPLLQVSCPDPNKVNFTPHGGSAFCPVSLLKPLLPSMDLLFRGLSVSPVTGCSGQGSAPYQTVGHSVGGYMSGPLQDSTTM, translated from the exons ATGTCGTGCAGAAGTGAAGCGGCTCGGGGGGGCACCCCTTGTCTACAACCACTTCGAGCCACTGTCCCATTCCAGCTTCACAACAAAGCACAACCGCGCTGCAAAGATTCCAAGACGG GTGACAGGAACAAGTCTCGCCCCCCAAAGCCGACCATTCGTCGCACCCTGTCCCTGGATACAATCGTTGGACCATATCTGCAGGGCCTGTGGCCTAAGGAGGGGGAGAGCCAAGGAGTCACCTGTGTCAATGACAAGGCCACACAG ACTCCCAGCTCCTGGGCAGAGGAGACTCGGGGAAGAAGAAGTGTTGGCGGACACAAACGCTCAGCATCATGGGGCAGCGCGGAACACTTGAGGGAG GTGGCTAAGCTCAGGCACCAGCTGCAGAAGCGCTCCCGACACGCCCCTCCCTCTGGGGGATATGAGCGTCCCCACCACCCGCTACCTGGAGGCCATGCACCAGGCGCTACACAG ACGGTGCCCCTGAGCAGGTTGGCCCCTCGGCTGCAGCGCAGTGTGGAAGGTCTGAACCTGGAGCTGGAGGGTGTCTTTGTGTCAGAGACACCTGAGGACCAGCACAAG ATCCTGGATGTCCCAGACGGCCACAGAGCCCCAGTTCCTGCCCAGAGGTGCAGCAGTGGTACCCAGAGTGAGCCCTCCCCTGCCTCGTTCGACCCGGCTTTGCTCTCTCCATCTGAGTCTCCCTGTGCCCTGAACCCGGCTCTACTCTCCCCATCTCAGTCTCCCTACCCCATCGGAGAGCCAG ttgTTCTGGACCCCTTCCTGTtgcagccttcctcctcctcccctcgtcCCAACAAGACCTACTCCTTCCAGAGGGAGCCCCCTGAGGGCTGTGAGCGAGTACGAGTAGTGTGTGAAGAGGCTAT TTCTCCCTGTCAGAGAGAGCCTCTCCTCCAGGTATCCTGCCCTGACCCCAACAAGGTGAATTTCACTCCTCATGGAGGCTCTGCCTTCTGCCCTGTCAGTCTGCTCAAGCCCCTACTGCCCTCCATGGACCTCCTGTTCCGCGGCCTGTCAGTCTCGCCTGTCACAGGCTGCTCAGGTCAAGGCTCTGCCCCCTACCAGACAGTTGGGCATTCGGTTGGCGGCTACATGAGTGGACCCCTCCAGGACTCAACCACCATGTGA